A region of Salvia splendens isolate huo1 chromosome 17, SspV2, whole genome shotgun sequence DNA encodes the following proteins:
- the LOC121774524 gene encoding anthocyanidin 3-O-glucoside 6''-O-acyltransferase-like: protein MAVKIVESHSVSPSSGAAAEHTLPLLYFDMIWLDFVLTETLHFYPLKCSQSFFFETVVVNLKHSLSLALNHFLPLSSKIIFPLTSSAMPVSCYTTGDSLSLTIATSDDDFSFVVSNHPKPAHDFHQLVTQMPAAVYSSDEIKFSSFAIQLTLFPNQGICIGFTHHHSICDATTLSAFLHTWASINRSNGSDQLLLHQLPFYGRDSVQDSNKLTMIHWNKMKTSRPTVSLTPESPSDKVRATFHLTNSQIEKLKRWVAIKKPSIGRPSAFVVACAYLWSCLAKSEVENDDDETQYLCSPVNCRGRLNPPLPENYFGNCSIQLIASSSHGRLKGNDGFVAAAEAVADAVKIAVKSTRVSEFYENRSEILSELKGKRVVWVAGSTKVDQYGADYGWGPAIKYECVHTDFNGTVHLCKGRKDGIDMGFSMPKAKLFFFSSVFNKYLFINSNL, encoded by the coding sequence ATGGCTGTCAAAATCGTAGAGAGCCACTCCGTCTCGCCGTCTTCCGGCGCGGCCGCCGAGCATACGCTCCCACTCTTATATTTCGACATGATATGGCTCGACTTCGTTCTAACCGAGACACTCCACTTCTACCCCCTCAAATGCTCCCAATCTTTTTTCTTTGAAACCGTCGTTGTCAATCTCAAACACTCATTATCCCTTGCTCTCAATCATTTCCTTCCACTATCATCCAAAATCATCTTCCCTCTCACCTCCTCCGCCATGCCCGTTTCCTGCTACACCACAGGagactccctctccctcacaaTCGCCACATCCGACGATGACTTCTCTTTCGTAGTGTCCAACCATCCCAAGCCTGCTCACGATTTCCATCAACTCGTCACACAAATGCCGGCGGCTGTTTACTCCTCCGACGAGATCAAATTCAGCTCCTTCGCAATCCAACTCACCTTGTTTCCGAACCAAGGGATCTGTATCGGATTCACACACCATCACTCCATTTGCGACGCCACCACTCTCTCCGCCTTCCTCCACACCTGGGCCTCCATCAACAGATCCAACGGCAGCGATCAGCTCCTCCTCCATCAGCTGCCTTTCTACGGCCGAGATTCTGTTCAAGATTCAAACAAACTAACCATGATTCATTGGAACAAAATGAAGACGAGTAGGCCGACGGTTTCACTAACACCAGAATCGCCTTCTGACAAAGTCCGAGCAACATTCCACCTAACTAATTCCCAAATCGAGAAGCTCAAGAGATGGGTTGCGATCAAGAAACCTTCAATAGGCCGCCCCTCAGCTTTCGTCGTGGCGTGCGCTTATCTCTGGAGCTGCCTGGCCAAGTCGGAGGTGGAAAACGACGACGATGAGACACAGTACTTATGCTCTCCGGTCAATTGCCGCGGGCGGCTTAATCCGCCTCTTCCGGAGAACTACTTCGGCAACTGCTCGATCCAATTGATTGCTTCTTCAAGCCATGGAAGACTCAAAGGGAATGATGGCTTTGTAGCTGCCGCGGAGGCGGTTGCGGATGCAGTTAAAATTGCTGTAAAAAGCACAAGAGTTTCGGAGTTTTATGAGAATCGATCAGAGATACTTTCGGAGTTGAAAGGGAAGAGAGTAGTTTGGGTTGCTGGATCGACAAAAGTCGATCAATATGGAGCAGATTATGGATGGGGGCCAGCAATTAAGTATGAATGCGTTCATACAGACTTTAACGGAACAGTTCATCTTTGTAAGGGCAGAAAAGATGGAATCGACATGGGCTTCTCAATGCCTAAGGCTAAGTTGTTCTTTTTTTCCTCTGTCTTTAACAAATACTTATTCATCAATTCCAATTTGTag